CAAATTCGTTGATGGCACGCAGTGCATTTTCCACCAGCAGCTCTTTCTTGCGTCGTTTGTCTTTCAATGCTTGAATTTCAGGGGATCGGAGCAAGCCAAAAGTAATGTTCATTGGCTGGAAATGTTTGGCATCCGCATGAGATATGTAAAACGCAAGGGCTCCGATTGCAGTATGAGGTGGAGGGACCCGCGCAGGAAGATTTAACGCAAGAAAAGCAGCATTGAGGCCGGCGAGCAAACCGGAGGCTGCCGAATCAACATAGCCTTCCACTCCTGAGAGCTGACCGGCAAAGAACAACGAGGGACGCGTCTTAGTTTGATAGGTTTCCCTCAATACGGCGGGAGCATTCAGGTACGTGTTGCGGTGAATCCATCCATATCGTAAAAACTCTGCATTTTGCAGTCCGGGAATCATCCGGAGCACACGCGCCTGTTCTGAGAAACGCATACTTGTCTGAAAACCGACGATGTTGTAATGTGACGCGGCGAGATTGTCCTGTCGAAGTTGCACCACGGCGTAAGGGCGTTTTCCCGATCTAGGATCGGTCAATCCTACCGGCTTCATGGCGCCAAAACGAAGTGTGTCCGGTCCTCTTCTTGCCAGTTCTTCGATCGGCAGACAGCCTTCAAAAAAGAGCGCCTTTTCAAAGTCTTTGAACGGATGAGTTTCCGCCGTCAGAAGCGCCCGATGGAATCGATCGTATTCCTCACGATTCATCGGACAGTTCAAATAATCCCCTTGCCCTTTATCGTAGCGCGAAGCCGCAAACACGATGGAACGATCGATTGTATCCACATCCACAATTGGAGAAATTGCATCGTAATAATAAAGGTAGGGAGAATTTGTGAATTCGCGGATCGATTCAGCAAGCGAATCGGAAGTTAATGGACCGGTCGCAACTATATTGATTCCATCGGGCGGGATCTTTTCAATTTCTTCCCTGATGATTTCGACATGTGGAAGAGCCTTCAATGCTTTCAGGATATG
Above is a genomic segment from bacterium containing:
- the trmFO gene encoding methylenetetrahydrofolate--tRNA-(uracil(54)-C(5))-methyltransferase (FADH(2)-oxidizing) TrmFO, with protein sequence MKIRVIGGGLAGSEAAWQIAQFGLPVELYEMRPVRSTPAHVSDHLAELVCSNSLKSNDLLHAPGLLKQEMRILNSLIIRAADTSAVPAGMSLAVDRGAFSNHILKALKALPHVEIIREEIEKIPPDGINIVATGPLTSDSLAESIREFTNSPYLYYYDAISPIVDVDTIDRSIVFAASRYDKGQGDYLNCPMNREEYDRFHRALLTAETHPFKDFEKALFFEGCLPIEELARRGPDTLRFGAMKPVGLTDPRSGKRPYAVVQLRQDNLAASHYNIVGFQTSMRFSEQARVLRMIPGLQNAEFLRYGWIHRNTYLNAPAVLRETYQTKTRPSLFFAGQLSGVEGYVDSAASGLLAGLNAAFLALNLPARVPPPHTAIGALAFYISHADAKHFQPMNITFGLLRSPEIQALKDKRRKKELLVENALRAINEFVNKVAQASRLWRCADGTSALLL